A DNA window from Janibacter sp. A1S7 contains the following coding sequences:
- a CDS encoding FHA domain-containing protein, producing MEFRAEGRDGWVEFTRAGVHVLAKGDESLGERLAAALAAAGGDSPADVLTDVLTADGVRQTPDFAIVDETGLRVLVRGTARVLLTGADETTRELVAPARAPWIDEDIDEDTATAVLCTGEPEPVPAGPARTPEPKAPAAVSPQTAPEGVPGSPAARHPQFVDGHLVSARVPPRGSTAAAVRESSEEAVADDVRAPAPTAGVGPSTGVLPVAGDVPREGEPDRPRPSARLVLPTGEVVELDRGVLLGRAPRASAGIGYVGEPHLVRVASPDNEISRSHVEVYPEGTQVIARDLGSTNGTTLATPEGPSRRMSPGEPQPIGPGTTIRLAGQVAVVLEVG from the coding sequence ATGGAGTTCAGGGCCGAGGGCCGCGACGGCTGGGTCGAGTTCACCCGAGCGGGCGTCCACGTCCTGGCGAAGGGGGACGAGTCCCTCGGTGAGCGCCTCGCCGCGGCCCTCGCGGCCGCCGGTGGCGACAGTCCCGCCGATGTGCTGACCGACGTGCTGACGGCCGACGGCGTGCGGCAGACGCCGGACTTCGCGATCGTCGACGAGACCGGTCTGCGTGTGCTCGTCCGCGGTACGGCCCGGGTCCTGCTCACCGGTGCCGACGAGACCACCCGCGAGCTCGTCGCACCCGCCCGCGCGCCGTGGATCGACGAGGACATCGACGAGGACACCGCGACGGCCGTGCTCTGCACCGGCGAGCCCGAACCCGTCCCGGCCGGGCCCGCCCGGACCCCCGAGCCGAAGGCCCCCGCCGCCGTCTCCCCGCAGACGGCGCCCGAGGGTGTGCCCGGGTCGCCCGCAGCGCGCCACCCGCAGTTCGTCGACGGTCATCTCGTGAGTGCCCGGGTGCCCCCGAGGGGGTCCACCGCCGCCGCGGTGCGCGAGTCGTCGGAGGAGGCCGTAGCCGATGACGTCCGCGCTCCGGCCCCCACCGCCGGGGTGGGTCCGTCGACGGGTGTGTTGCCGGTCGCGGGCGACGTGCCGCGGGAGGGCGAGCCGGACCGGCCCCGGCCATCGGCCCGACTCGTCCTGCCGACGGGGGAGGTCGTCGAGCTCGACCGAGGCGTGCTGCTGGGTCGGGCGCCCCGGGCAAGCGCCGGGATCGGCTACGTGGGGGAGCCGCACCTGGTGCGGGTGGCCAGCCCGGACAACGAGATCTCGCGCAGCCACGTCGAGGTGTACCCGGAGGGGACGCAGGTCATCGCCCGCGACCTCGGCTCGACGAACGGCACGACGCTGGCCACTCCCGAGGGGCCGTCACGTCGGATGTCGCCGGGCGAGCCGCAGCCGATCGGGCCCGGGACCACGATCCGTCTCGCCGGTCAGGTCGCGGTGGTCCTCGAGGTCGGCTGA
- a CDS encoding CCA tRNA nucleotidyltransferase, whose amino-acid sequence MSTPAIPPEVLRAAVAHLAPVIPLLTELGEAFAKGGHELALVGGPVRDAFLARASGDLDFTTSAAPEETERILHVWGDATWDMGREFGTIGARRGETIVEVTTYRADAYDGRTRKPVVAFGDNLRDDLVRRDFTVNAMALRLPDLELVDPHGGLLDLAAQRLRTPSTPDVSFTDDPLRMMRAARFVAQLGLVPAPDVTAAMTESAATLDIVSAERIRDELVKLVLGEDPVAGLRVLVGTGLADHVLPELPALRLEVDEHHRHKDVYEHSLTVLQQAIDLEDAARTDGDAQRDPQETSVPGPDLVLRLAALLHDIGKPRTRRFEDGGGVSFHHHDVVGAKMTAKRLKALRFDKETTKQVARLVELHLRFHGYRDGQWTDSAVRRYVTDAGPLLQRLHRLTRADCTTRNQRKANRLARAYDDLEERIERLLEQEELEAVRPELDGNQIGEVLGIPPGPQIGQAYRYLLQVRLDEGPIGTEAATDRLRAWWAERG is encoded by the coding sequence ATGTCCACCCCAGCCATTCCCCCCGAGGTCCTGCGTGCCGCGGTGGCCCACCTGGCCCCGGTGATCCCACTGCTGACCGAGCTCGGCGAGGCCTTCGCGAAGGGGGGTCACGAGCTGGCCCTCGTCGGTGGCCCGGTCCGGGACGCCTTCCTCGCACGCGCCAGCGGAGACCTTGACTTCACCACCTCCGCGGCACCGGAGGAGACCGAGCGCATCCTGCACGTCTGGGGCGACGCCACCTGGGACATGGGCCGGGAGTTCGGCACGATCGGTGCCCGCCGGGGGGAGACGATCGTCGAGGTCACCACCTACCGGGCCGACGCCTACGACGGTCGCACCCGCAAGCCGGTCGTCGCCTTCGGCGACAACCTCCGGGACGACCTCGTCCGGCGCGACTTCACGGTCAACGCGATGGCGTTGCGGCTGCCCGACCTCGAGCTCGTCGACCCGCACGGCGGTCTGCTCGACCTCGCGGCCCAGCGGTTGCGCACGCCGTCCACGCCGGATGTCTCCTTCACCGACGACCCGCTGCGGATGATGCGGGCGGCTCGTTTCGTCGCCCAGCTCGGGCTCGTCCCGGCCCCGGACGTCACGGCCGCCATGACCGAGTCCGCGGCGACCCTGGACATCGTCTCCGCCGAGCGGATCCGTGACGAGCTGGTCAAGCTCGTGCTCGGTGAGGACCCCGTCGCCGGGCTGCGCGTGCTCGTCGGGACCGGCCTGGCCGACCACGTGCTCCCCGAGCTGCCCGCCCTGCGTCTGGAGGTCGACGAGCACCACCGGCACAAGGACGTCTACGAGCACTCGCTGACGGTGCTGCAGCAGGCGATCGACTTGGAGGACGCGGCACGGACCGACGGTGACGCGCAGCGTGACCCGCAGGAGACTTCCGTGCCCGGGCCGGACCTCGTCCTGCGACTGGCGGCACTGCTGCACGACATCGGCAAGCCGCGTACCCGACGCTTCGAGGACGGTGGCGGCGTCTCCTTCCACCACCACGACGTCGTCGGGGCGAAGATGACCGCCAAGCGCCTGAAGGCCCTGCGTTTCGACAAGGAGACCACCAAGCAGGTCGCCCGTCTCGTCGAGCTGCACCTGCGCTTCCACGGCTACCGCGACGGCCAGTGGACCGACTCGGCCGTGCGGCGCTACGTCACCGATGCCGGGCCCCTTCTCCAGCGGCTGCACCGCCTGACCCGGGCGGACTGCACCACGCGCAACCAGCGCAAGGCCAACCGTCTGGCCCGGGCCTACGACGACCTCGAGGAGCGGATCGAGCGACTGCTCGAGCAGGAGGAGCTCGAAGCGGTGCGACCCGAGCTCGACGGCAACCAGATCGGTGAGGTCCTCGGGATCCCTCCCGGGCCGCAGATCGGGCAGGCCTACCGTTACCTCCTGCAGGTCCGCCTCGACGAGGGTCCGATCGGCACCGAGGCCGCCACCGATCGGCTGCGCGCGTGGTGGGCCGAACGCGGCTGA
- a CDS encoding biotin/lipoyl-binding carrier protein, with product MGHRIESELVANVITVHVTEGQTVAAGDELVLLESMKMEIPVLTEGPGRIAEVKVTAGDVVQEGEVLVVIDD from the coding sequence ATGGGTCACAGGATCGAGTCGGAGCTGGTCGCCAACGTCATCACCGTCCACGTCACGGAGGGGCAGACGGTCGCCGCCGGTGACGAGCTGGTCCTCCTGGAGTCGATGAAGATGGAGATCCCGGTCCTCACCGAGGGTCCCGGCCGGATCGCCGAGGTGAAGGTCACCGCCGGCGACGTCGTCCAGGAGGGCGAGGTCCTCGTGGTCATCGACGACTGA
- the murJ gene encoding murein biosynthesis integral membrane protein MurJ: MSEPPSAPTPDRGSEDVAPGTTVESPSIMRSSAIMAAGSLASRILGLVRNTLTIAVVGLNLIPSDAWNAANTLPNIFHLLIAGGVLNAVIVPQITKALRHEDGGVVYINRLLTLAVTVLAGVTLVLTLAAPLLISLVVSSSWDGPSRGLATAFAVICLPQVFFYGLYTLLGQVLTAHNRFGMFMWAPALANVVAIAGLSWFLLTGAPLQAPVSQWTPTMIAVLGGSATLGIALQALVLIPPLRATGLRFRPVWGIRGSGLGSASRMALWAFAAVAVGQLGYFVNSRVLTGATQRAAEQGIEGAGLTAYANAYLLFMLPHGLVTVSLVTALFTRLSHAAHDGDTPAVTADLRRGMTMPAVLLIPATAAVVLLAPYVLAAILPGTDRAATNASVGVLVTMMLGLVPYGWFFLVQRAFYAYEDGRTPFALQIVVTLVAVAVTLIGSTRPAEQVATWVGSGQTLSNLCAALIGLWLLHRRLGPLRLGRVVRQNVRLVLATGVATAAGWGVLQLLSGPVAVDTWLGSVIICLVIGTLLLVITLAIAARLRVREVTEVLEPLTRRLSNG; this comes from the coding sequence ATGAGCGAGCCACCCAGCGCTCCGACGCCCGATCGTGGCAGCGAGGACGTCGCCCCGGGCACGACGGTGGAATCACCCTCGATCATGCGCTCCAGCGCGATCATGGCTGCCGGCAGCCTGGCCTCGCGCATCCTCGGCCTGGTCCGCAACACGCTGACCATCGCCGTCGTCGGGCTCAACCTCATCCCCTCCGATGCGTGGAACGCGGCGAACACGCTGCCGAACATCTTCCACCTGCTCATCGCCGGTGGGGTGCTCAACGCGGTGATCGTCCCGCAGATCACCAAGGCGCTGCGGCACGAGGACGGCGGCGTGGTCTACATCAACCGGCTGCTGACCCTCGCGGTCACCGTGCTCGCCGGTGTGACCCTCGTCCTCACGCTCGCCGCGCCGCTGCTCATCTCCCTCGTCGTCTCGAGCAGCTGGGACGGGCCCTCGCGTGGGCTGGCGACGGCCTTCGCCGTGATCTGCCTGCCCCAGGTCTTCTTCTACGGCCTCTACACGCTGCTCGGGCAGGTGCTCACCGCGCACAACCGCTTCGGCATGTTCATGTGGGCTCCCGCCCTGGCCAATGTCGTGGCCATCGCGGGCCTGTCGTGGTTCCTCCTGACGGGAGCCCCGCTCCAGGCACCGGTCTCGCAGTGGACGCCGACGATGATCGCCGTCCTCGGCGGATCGGCGACGTTGGGCATCGCCCTGCAGGCCCTCGTGCTCATTCCGCCGCTGCGCGCCACCGGGCTGCGCTTCCGCCCGGTCTGGGGGATCCGCGGCAGCGGCCTGGGGTCGGCCTCGCGGATGGCCCTGTGGGCCTTCGCCGCCGTGGCCGTGGGTCAGCTGGGCTACTTCGTCAACTCGCGGGTCCTCACCGGCGCGACCCAGCGAGCCGCCGAGCAAGGCATCGAGGGCGCGGGGCTGACCGCATACGCCAATGCCTACCTGCTCTTCATGCTGCCGCACGGGCTCGTCACGGTCTCCCTCGTGACCGCCCTCTTCACCCGGCTGTCGCACGCGGCGCACGACGGGGACACCCCCGCCGTCACCGCCGACCTGCGTCGCGGCATGACGATGCCCGCCGTCCTGCTGATCCCGGCGACCGCAGCGGTCGTGCTGCTCGCCCCCTACGTCCTCGCCGCGATCCTGCCCGGTACCGACCGGGCCGCGACGAACGCCTCGGTCGGGGTCCTGGTGACGATGATGCTCGGGCTGGTCCCCTACGGCTGGTTCTTCCTCGTCCAGCGTGCCTTCTACGCCTACGAGGACGGACGCACCCCCTTCGCCCTGCAGATCGTGGTCACGCTGGTCGCGGTCGCCGTCACCCTCATCGGGAGCACACGACCCGCCGAGCAGGTGGCCACCTGGGTCGGCTCCGGCCAGACCCTGTCCAACCTCTGCGCAGCGCTCATCGGTCTGTGGCTGCTCCACCGCCGCCTGGGTCCGCTGCGACTGGGTCGGGTCGTGCGCCAGAACGTGCGCCTCGTGCTCGCGACCGGTGTCGCCACCGCGGCCGGCTGGGGGGTCCTGCAGCTGCTGAGCGGCCCCGTCGCGGTCGATACCTGGCTCGGCTCGGTCATCATCTGCCTGGTGATCGGCACCCTCCTCCTCGTCATCACCCTCGCCATCGCCGCCAGACTGCGGGTGCGCGAGGTCACCGAGGTCCTCGAACCACTGACGCGCCGGCTCTCCAACGGCTGA
- a CDS encoding DUF6049 family protein, protein MAAARRRRLRPTSIALLLLAMLVLPSAAATSLPPGEDSTGGELTIASITPVVDGEGTARVEGELTNTGEQALAAQEVSLVGRTASADRDDIVTWAEGTQPVAKDPRATVTLEDLDPGESAPFTLEVTADELAPGLTAGAAWVSVQTSQTAVHTFIGVHRAKEYVPMGMVWGVPLLLPADERLFGEPGPDRVQAWKETVGPESRLWQLTEEPPAEDETWILDPSLLSLPPEPTEDTGQNLTRALNAEREVRAEWASRVRSTLDPEQTIVLPSGDADVAAAARWQDVAELVAPQVEEGVRSADLLDDSHGDIQWPADGVVTESRTTALGRLQPGSTPPTVLTDTSAIAPGGFTPTGATRTTHGSGLLVADHSLSTLAGELTSPSDATLARQRIVAETSVLLGERPGTPRTLLVVPARASSPSPEAYADLRGVVDEIPWLDRGRFDDLLDGVDRAQQTAVPRTTQQIARATDEKPVPPVLTPTSATRIAEDRRSMSIFASVRSDGEVWKEAVDPALDQLTSARWRSDTAAFDALHDQLATEVTLSHDDLVVSSGEVNFFADKGRLQITIINKTDVRLTNLDVRVESQNPSFRIQEPSKPVTIGPDGRQKVTVQATALAAGRTPVHVVVTTPNGHELTEQATLEVRMRPTGETVYWAIGGIAVVLLGVGTWRSLRRRTRTTVNEDSA, encoded by the coding sequence GTGGCAGCGGCTCGCCGGCGACGCCTGAGACCGACCAGCATCGCGCTGCTCCTGCTCGCGATGTTGGTCCTGCCCTCGGCCGCCGCCACCTCCCTGCCCCCCGGGGAGGACTCCACCGGTGGTGAGCTGACCATCGCCTCGATCACCCCCGTCGTCGACGGCGAGGGAACGGCCCGGGTGGAGGGGGAGCTGACGAACACCGGCGAGCAGGCTCTCGCCGCCCAGGAGGTCTCGCTGGTCGGTCGGACCGCCTCGGCCGACCGCGACGACATCGTGACCTGGGCCGAGGGGACGCAGCCGGTCGCCAAGGATCCCCGGGCCACGGTCACCCTCGAGGACCTCGATCCCGGGGAGTCCGCGCCCTTCACCCTCGAGGTCACCGCCGACGAGCTGGCGCCCGGGCTGACCGCCGGCGCGGCGTGGGTGAGCGTGCAGACGTCGCAGACCGCGGTGCACACCTTCATCGGGGTGCACCGGGCCAAGGAGTACGTCCCGATGGGCATGGTCTGGGGGGTCCCACTCCTGCTCCCGGCCGACGAGCGCCTCTTCGGCGAACCCGGCCCCGACCGCGTCCAGGCGTGGAAGGAGACCGTCGGGCCCGAGTCGCGCCTGTGGCAGCTGACCGAGGAACCGCCGGCAGAGGACGAGACGTGGATCCTCGACCCGAGCCTGCTGTCCCTGCCACCGGAGCCGACGGAGGACACCGGCCAGAACCTCACCCGTGCGCTGAATGCCGAGCGGGAGGTCCGGGCCGAGTGGGCCAGTCGGGTCCGCTCCACCCTGGATCCGGAGCAGACCATCGTGCTGCCCTCAGGGGATGCCGACGTCGCCGCGGCGGCCCGATGGCAGGACGTCGCCGAGCTCGTCGCCCCGCAGGTCGAGGAGGGCGTGCGGTCCGCCGACCTGCTCGACGACTCCCACGGCGACATCCAGTGGCCGGCCGACGGTGTCGTCACCGAGTCGCGCACCACGGCCCTGGGCCGGCTCCAGCCCGGGTCCACGCCGCCGACCGTGCTGACCGACACCTCCGCCATCGCGCCCGGAGGATTCACCCCCACCGGCGCGACCCGCACCACCCACGGCAGTGGGTTGCTGGTCGCCGACCACTCCCTCTCCACCCTCGCGGGCGAGCTGACCTCCCCTTCCGACGCGACGCTCGCCCGACAGCGCATCGTCGCCGAGACCTCCGTGCTCCTGGGCGAGCGCCCCGGCACGCCCCGGACGCTGCTGGTCGTCCCCGCCCGCGCGAGCTCACCGTCGCCCGAGGCCTACGCCGATCTGCGGGGCGTCGTCGACGAGATCCCGTGGCTCGACCGGGGCAGATTCGACGACCTGCTCGACGGGGTCGATCGGGCCCAGCAGACGGCCGTTCCCCGGACCACCCAGCAGATCGCCCGTGCCACCGACGAGAAGCCGGTCCCGCCCGTGCTCACCCCGACGTCGGCCACGCGCATCGCCGAGGACAGGCGGTCCATGTCGATCTTCGCCTCCGTGCGCTCCGACGGCGAGGTCTGGAAGGAGGCGGTCGACCCGGCCCTCGACCAGTTGACCTCCGCCCGCTGGCGCAGCGACACCGCAGCCTTCGACGCGTTGCACGACCAGCTGGCCACGGAGGTCACCCTGAGCCACGACGACCTCGTCGTCTCGTCGGGGGAGGTCAACTTCTTCGCCGACAAGGGGCGATTGCAGATCACCATCATCAACAAGACGGACGTGAGGCTGACGAACCTCGACGTCCGGGTGGAGTCGCAGAATCCCTCCTTCCGTATCCAGGAACCGTCCAAGCCCGTGACGATCGGACCCGACGGGCGGCAGAAGGTCACCGTGCAGGCGACCGCCCTGGCCGCCGGCCGCACCCCCGTGCACGTCGTCGTCACCACGCCGAACGGTCACGAGCTGACCGAACAGGCCACCCTGGAGGTACGGATGCGACCCACGGGCGAGACCGTCTACTGGGCCATCGGCGGCATCGCCGTCGTCCTCCTCGGTGTGGGTACGTGGCGTAGCCTTCGCCGTCGGACGAGGACCACCGTGAACGAGGACAGTGCATGA
- a CDS encoding NUDIX hydrolase, whose protein sequence is MSHPAPASGPQRRLPAVEERSAGGVVVDIHEGDARIAVIARRNRAGRLEWCLPKGHIEGQETLVETAAREVAEETGIEARVLVELGTIDYWFATPDRRIHKFVHHYLLEATGGHLTIENDPDQEAVDVAWLPLREAHRHLTFPNERRIAREAWQRLAGDA, encoded by the coding sequence ATGAGCCACCCCGCCCCCGCCTCCGGACCGCAGCGGCGCCTGCCCGCGGTCGAGGAGCGCAGTGCGGGTGGGGTGGTCGTGGACATCCACGAGGGTGACGCCCGGATCGCCGTCATCGCCCGGCGCAACCGGGCCGGACGACTCGAGTGGTGCCTGCCCAAGGGACACATCGAGGGTCAGGAGACCCTGGTGGAGACCGCCGCCCGGGAGGTCGCGGAGGAGACCGGTATCGAGGCGCGCGTGCTCGTCGAGCTCGGGACGATCGACTACTGGTTCGCCACTCCGGACCGACGGATCCACAAGTTCGTGCACCACTACCTCCTCGAGGCCACCGGTGGGCACCTGACGATCGAGAACGACCCCGACCAGGAGGCCGTCGACGTCGCGTGGCTCCCGCTGCGCGAGGCACACCGGCACCTCACCTTCCCCAACGAGCGACGCATCGCGAGGGAGGCGTGGCAGCGGCTCGCCGGCGACGCCTGA
- a CDS encoding PP2C family protein-serine/threonine phosphatase yields the protein MSSVSEIRGRLRIAGATDTGRVRDHNEDAVLAEGSVLVVADGMGGHAAGEVASGIAVATMRELVERDDLTCDDVTGQVLLANQRILDSVRARPEQRGMGTTVTGLVLVTHSGRAQWAVVNVGDSRVYRFVGDELTRVTVDHSEVQELVDSGVITPAQAEVHPARNIVTRSLGAPLRHRPDLWLVPPTPGERFLACSDGLTNELTDEQLREILQAHPDPRDAADELVRAAVAAGGRDNVSVVVVALDDADIDQAHVGER from the coding sequence GTGAGCTCCGTCAGCGAGATCCGCGGACGGCTGCGGATCGCCGGCGCCACCGACACCGGGCGAGTGCGGGACCACAACGAGGACGCCGTGCTCGCCGAGGGCTCCGTCCTCGTTGTCGCTGACGGCATGGGTGGGCACGCCGCGGGTGAGGTGGCCAGCGGGATCGCCGTCGCGACCATGCGCGAGCTGGTCGAGCGCGACGACCTGACCTGCGACGACGTCACCGGGCAGGTGCTGCTGGCCAACCAGCGCATCCTCGACTCGGTCCGGGCCCGTCCCGAGCAACGGGGGATGGGCACGACGGTGACCGGTCTCGTCCTCGTCACCCACTCCGGCCGCGCCCAGTGGGCCGTCGTCAACGTCGGCGACTCGCGGGTCTACCGGTTCGTGGGTGACGAGCTCACTCGGGTCACCGTCGACCACTCCGAGGTCCAGGAACTCGTCGACTCGGGCGTCATCACCCCCGCGCAGGCCGAGGTGCACCCCGCCCGCAACATCGTCACCCGTTCGCTGGGGGCACCGTTGAGACACCGGCCGGACCTCTGGCTGGTGCCGCCGACCCCGGGTGAGCGTTTCCTCGCGTGCAGCGACGGGCTGACCAACGAGCTCACCGACGAGCAGCTGCGTGAGATCCTGCAGGCACACCCCGACCCCCGGGACGCAGCCGACGAGCTCGTCCGGGCTGCTGTGGCCGCCGGGGGCAGGGACAATGTGAGCGTCGTCGTGGTCGCCCTCGACGACGCCGACATCGACCAGGCACACGTGGGCGAGCGGTGA